A single genomic interval of Blattabacterium sp. (Nauphoeta cinerea) harbors:
- the ligA gene encoding NAD-dependent DNA ligase LigA, with product MNKKIEKKIYQLRKKLLKYNDQYYNFGISEVSDDFFDKKLKELSFLEKKYPELQDSTSPTMKIGAKIPSHNSISTVYHKYKMYSIQNAYSKKELIIWEKKISKSVHSLSFICEPKYDGVSINLIYQNGFLTNAVTRGDGEKGEDVTKNIQTIKYIPCKLKGDNYPTYLEIRGEIFLSIKNFIKINKKRIKNGQKPYSNPRNTASGTLKIHDHKEVRKRDLFCIAFHSVGNNLPFDTQYEAIKYIKYWGFQVPETARICRNMKEVFHFIDFWKVCQNKLPYQTDGIVIKVNEYQKQSILGFTNKYPRWAIAYKFKQKLSETKLLNITFQVGRTGVITPVAHVAPIAITGTTIKRVGLYNNNFIQKMGIYYGDTLLLEKGGDIIPKVTKINIKKRSDKTFPVFFLKKCPSCHSVLEKKHKLFYCMNQNCFSKKIEKIIHFVNVMNIKKIGRKMINKLYKKGFLYNFCDLYELKKEELLQIDGVREKLAYGIIKNIEKSKENPYYKVLFSLGVRYVGEYISQKLTENFGNIHSLMHASYDRLISISGIGKKIAKSIITYFSKTEHQHIIKMLVKYGLHISKCSMMKKYSFIKEKSFVFTGKLSCMTRNEAKNIVEFLGGKVYNTVNNKINFIVVGKNFGSKLEKSMKKNHVIILTEHIFLKMLKKEKINQF from the coding sequence ATGAATAAAAAAATAGAAAAAAAAATATACCAACTCAGAAAAAAATTATTAAAATATAATGATCAATATTATAATTTTGGTATTTCCGAAGTATCAGATGATTTTTTTGATAAAAAATTAAAAGAATTATCTTTTTTAGAGAAAAAATATCCTGAATTACAGGATTCTACTTCTCCTACAATGAAAATAGGAGCAAAAATTCCTAGTCACAACTCCATTTCTACTGTTTATCATAAATACAAAATGTATTCCATTCAAAACGCCTATTCTAAAAAAGAATTAATAATTTGGGAAAAAAAAATTAGTAAATCAGTTCATTCTTTATCTTTTATATGTGAACCCAAATATGATGGAGTATCTATTAATTTAATTTATCAAAACGGTTTTTTAACAAATGCAGTAACTCGTGGGGATGGAGAAAAAGGAGAAGATGTTACAAAAAATATTCAAACGATCAAATACATCCCTTGTAAGTTAAAAGGAGATAACTATCCTACATATCTTGAAATACGTGGAGAAATTTTTCTTTCTATAAAAAATTTTATAAAAATCAATAAAAAACGTATCAAAAATGGACAAAAACCTTATTCTAATCCCAGAAATACGGCCAGTGGAACACTAAAAATTCATGATCATAAAGAAGTACGTAAAAGAGATTTATTTTGTATAGCATTTCATTCTGTAGGAAATAATTTACCTTTTGACACACAATATGAAGCCATAAAATACATAAAATATTGGGGTTTTCAAGTACCGGAAACAGCACGTATTTGTAGAAATATGAAAGAAGTTTTCCATTTTATAGACTTTTGGAAAGTTTGTCAAAATAAACTTCCGTATCAAACGGACGGAATAGTTATCAAAGTCAATGAATATCAAAAACAATCTATTTTAGGATTTACCAATAAATATCCACGTTGGGCTATAGCTTATAAATTTAAACAAAAATTGTCGGAGACCAAATTATTAAATATTACGTTTCAAGTAGGACGTACAGGAGTCATTACTCCTGTAGCTCATGTTGCACCTATTGCAATTACTGGAACGACAATAAAAAGAGTTGGACTTTATAATAATAATTTTATACAAAAAATGGGAATTTATTATGGAGATACGCTTTTATTAGAAAAAGGAGGAGATATCATTCCAAAAGTCACAAAAATAAACATCAAAAAAAGATCAGATAAAACCTTTCCTGTATTTTTTTTAAAAAAATGTCCATCATGTCATAGTGTTTTAGAAAAAAAACACAAATTATTCTATTGTATGAATCAGAATTGTTTTTCTAAAAAAATAGAAAAAATAATACATTTTGTAAATGTTATGAATATAAAAAAAATTGGAAGGAAAATGATAAATAAACTATATAAAAAAGGTTTTTTATATAATTTTTGTGATTTATATGAATTGAAAAAAGAAGAACTACTTCAGATTGATGGAGTCAGAGAAAAATTAGCATATGGTATTATAAAAAATATAGAAAAATCTAAAGAAAACCCTTATTATAAAGTATTATTTTCCTTAGGGGTTCGTTATGTAGGAGAATATATATCTCAAAAATTAACAGAAAATTTTGGGAATATACATTCTTTAATGCATGCAAGTTATGATCGTTTAATTTCTATTTCTGGTATAGGAAAAAAAATTGCAAAAAGCATCATAACTTATTTTTCAAAGACCGAACATCAACATATAATTAAAATGCTTGTCAAATATGGATTACATATTTCGAAATGTTCTATGATGAAAAAATATTCTTTTATTAAAGAAAAATCTTTTGTATTTACAGGGAAATTATCTTGTATGACCCGGAATGAAGCTAAAAATATAGTAGAATTTTTAGGTGGAAAAGTATATAATACTGTCAATAATAAAATTAATTTTATAGTAGTTGGAAAAAATTTTGGTTCTAAATTAGAAAAAAGTATGAAAAAAAATCACGTCATAATTTTGACAGAACATATTTTTTTGAAAATGCTTAAAAAAGAAAAAATCAATCAATTTTAA
- the prmC gene encoding peptide chain release factor N(5)-glutamine methyltransferase, whose translation MISFDKFYRIFQNTLQDLYTEPKEIESIFFLLTTHILKCDKTTILLRLSRKEKINFFTYEKLIKKLWELKKNRPIQYVIGQAYFWGMKFIVNEKVFIPRPETEELVYWILQDHKNCNYPVQVFDIGTGSGCISITLKKKKPEISHIHAIDFDQKALDIAHKNAKLHNVKISLKNIDILKNEIPSNMNKNFVHIIVSNPPYVKLSEKKLLHPNIVQYEPYQALFVPDEDPLIFYKKISFWIQKRLTGIIYVYFEINQFIYSDIIDLLKKRGFLNIEIRKDFQGFFRMVRAVYSANEK comes from the coding sequence ATGATATCTTTTGACAAATTTTACCGTATTTTTCAAAATACTCTTCAAGATTTATATACAGAACCTAAAGAAATAGAAAGCATCTTTTTTTTACTTACGACCCATATTTTAAAATGTGATAAAACAACTATTTTGTTGCGATTGAGTAGAAAAGAAAAAATTAATTTTTTTACTTATGAAAAATTAATAAAAAAATTATGGGAATTAAAAAAAAATAGACCCATACAATATGTAATTGGTCAAGCTTACTTTTGGGGGATGAAATTTATTGTTAATGAAAAAGTGTTCATTCCAAGACCAGAAACAGAAGAACTTGTATACTGGATTTTGCAGGATCATAAAAACTGCAATTATCCTGTTCAAGTATTTGATATTGGAACAGGAAGTGGATGTATTAGTATTACTTTAAAAAAGAAAAAACCTGAAATTTCACACATTCATGCCATTGATTTTGATCAAAAGGCTCTTGACATTGCTCATAAAAATGCAAAATTACATAATGTCAAAATTTCATTAAAAAATATAGACATATTGAAAAATGAAATCCCATCAAACATGAATAAAAATTTTGTTCACATTATCGTAAGTAATCCTCCTTATGTTAAACTATCTGAAAAAAAACTTCTACATCCAAATATTGTTCAATACGAACCTTATCAAGCTTTATTTGTTCCTGACGAGGATCCTTTAATTTTTTACAAAAAAATTTCTTTTTGGATCCAAAAAAGATTAACTGGAATTATCTATGTTTACTTTGAAATAAATCAATTTATTTATTCAGATATTATTGATCTTTTGAAAAAAAGAGGATTTCTAAATATCGAAATAAGAAAAGATTTTCAAGGCTTTTTTAGAATGGTTCGTGCAGTTTATTCCGCAAACGAAAAATAA